In one window of Helianthus annuus cultivar XRQ/B chromosome 17, HanXRQr2.0-SUNRISE, whole genome shotgun sequence DNA:
- the LOC110924406 gene encoding uncharacterized protein LOC110924406, which produces MVRLRERYKVTRKEAKKEVTEAKNIAYKRMYKRQETKEWEHDMFKIAKARGRRRQDKIVKERERRRQDLQVVKFLKGEDGRVLVKEHGIKKRWQTYFHNLFSDQMAHQQESKNPTTQRQKWNNCYCRGITQGEVRTTLRKMGRVKAVGPNNIPIEVWMCLGEEGVQWLTSLFNLIFRPVNYRGPGRSTTEAIHTLIRLMEKHREKKRDLHMVFIDHETSYNSVPRRLIWDSLECREVPGKYVDIIRDMYVRSETSVKALVGDTDFFSVKVGLHQGSVLSPFLFIVVLDELSKLIQETIPWCMLFADDIVLVVKTKQSLNVILEEWHTALEGKGEGDDTQITIDAQGVPQVTKFKYLGSFVQRDGEIDCDVAHRIQAGWCRWRAAIGVLCDKRLPTKLKRKFYRVAIRPARMYATNCWPIKKVQTRKMEVAKMRMLRWMCAHTRLERIEMRTVGKG; this is translated from the exons ATGGTGAGGTTGAGGGAGAGATATAAAGTGACAAGGAAGGAGGCGAAGAAGGAAGTGACAGAAGCAAAGAATATAGCCTATAAGAGGATGTACAAACGCCAAGAAACTAAAGAATGGGAACATGATATGTTCAAGATTGCTAAAGCAAGGGGGCGTAGAAGACAAGATAAGATTGTTAAAGAAAGGGAGCGTAGAAGACAAGATTTACAAGTAGTGAAGTTTTTAAAGGGAGAGGATGGACGTGTTTTGGTCAAAGAGCATGGCATTAAGAAAAGGTGGCAAACCTACTTTCACAATCTTTTCAGCGACCAAATGGCGCATCAACAAGAAAGCAAAAACCCCACTACTCAAAGGCAAAAATGGAATAACTGCTATTGTAGGGGTATCACGCAAGGAGAGGTGAGAACAACACTGAGGAAGATGGGAAGGGTGAAGGCAGTTGGTCCTAACAACATACCAATTGAGGTGTGGATGTGTTTAGGGGAGGAAGGAGTTCAATGGCTAACCAGTTTGTTTAACCTTATTTTCAG GCCGGTCAACTACAGAGGACCAGGCCGGTCAACTACAGAGGCGATACACACCCTAATAAGATTGATGGAAAAACATAGGGAAAAGAAGCGAGATCTACATATGGTGTTCATTGACCATGAAACATCATACAATAGTGTGCCTCGTAGATTAATTTGGGATAGTTTGGAGTGTAGAGAGGTTCCTGGGAAGTATGTTGACATAATTAGGGATATGTATGTTAGATCTGAAACTAGTGTTAAGGCGCTTGTAGGGGATACTGATTTCTTTTCTGTTAAGGTAGGACTCCACCAAGGGTCTGTGCTGAGTCCGTTTCTTTTCATAGTAGTGTTGGATGAGTTGTCCAAGTTGATTCAAGAGACAATTCCATGGTGTATGCTTTTCGCAGATGATATTGTGTTAGTGGTGAAAACTAAACAGAGTCTAAATGTGATATTAGAGGAGTGGCATACAGCTTTAGAGGGAAAAG GGGAAGGCGACGACACACAAATTACTATTGACGCTCAGGGGGTTCCACAGGTTACGAAGTTCAAGTATTTAGGATCGTTTGTCCAAAGGGATGGGGAGATAGATTGCGATGTAGCACATCGCATCCAGGCGGGTTGGTGTAGGTGGAGAGCAGCCATTGGGGTCTTGTGTGACAAAAGGTTGCCTACTAAATTAAAGAGGAAATTTTATAGGGTTGCGATTAGACCTGCTAGGATGTATGCGACAAACTGTTGGCCCATTAAGAAGGTACAAACACGCAAGATGGAGGTAGCAAAAATGAGGATGTTAAGGTGGATGTGTGCGCACACAAGGTTAGAACGGATAGAAATGAGGACTGTTGGGAAAGGTTAG